The following proteins come from a genomic window of Paenibacillus swuensis:
- the rpsL gene encoding 30S ribosomal protein S12 — MPTINQLVRKGRKAKVVKSKSPALQKGFNALKREGTEISAPQKRGVCTRVGTMTPKKPNSALRKYARVRLTNRVEVTAYIGGIGHNLQEHSVVLIRGGRVKDLPGVRYHIVRGALDTAGVNNRMQARSKYGTKRPKVKKS, encoded by the coding sequence ATGCCAACTATTAACCAACTAGTACGCAAAGGCAGAAAGGCTAAAGTAGTAAAGTCTAAATCTCCTGCGCTACAAAAAGGATTTAACGCTCTAAAACGTGAGGGTACTGAAATCAGCGCTCCACAGAAACGCGGTGTTTGCACTCGTGTAGGTACTATGACTCCGAAGAAACCGAACTCGGCTCTTCGTAAATATGCCCGTGTACGTTTAACAAACCGTGTAGAGGTGACTGCTTACATTGGTGGTATCGGTCATAACCTTCAAGAGCATAGCGTTGTATTGATCCGCGGAGGCCGTGTTAAAGATCTTCCGGGTGTACGTTACCACATCGTTCGCGGTGCATTGGATACTGCAGGCGTTAACAACCGTATGCAAGCTAGATCCAAATACGGAACGAAGCGTCCTAAAGTTAAGAAGTCTTAA
- the rpsG gene encoding 30S ribosomal protein S7, translating to MPRKGPVTKRDVLPDPIYNSKLVTRLVNRVMIDGKRGVAQTILYDAFNLIQERTGKEPMEVFESAIKNIMPVLEVKARRVGGANYQVPIEVKPERRTSLGLRWLVNYSRNRGEKTMEERLAAEIIDASNNTGASVKKREDTHKMAEANKAFAHYRW from the coding sequence ATGCCACGTAAAGGTCCCGTTACTAAAAGAGACGTATTACCGGATCCGATATACAACAGCAAGCTGGTTACCCGTCTAGTCAACCGTGTTATGATCGACGGTAAGAGAGGTGTCGCTCAAACAATTTTGTATGATGCGTTCAACCTGATTCAAGAGCGTACTGGTAAAGAACCGATGGAGGTTTTTGAAAGTGCGATTAAGAACATCATGCCAGTTCTTGAAGTTAAAGCACGCCGTGTAGGTGGAGCTAACTATCAAGTGCCTATCGAAGTTAAGCCTGAGCGCCGTACTTCCCTAGGTTTGCGTTGGTTGGTAAACTACTCCCGCAACCGCGGCGAGAAAACCATGGAAGAGCGTCTAGCTGCTGAAATCATTGATGCATCCAATAACACTGGAGCATCCGTGAAGAAGCGTGAAGATACGCACAAGATGGCTGAAGCCAACAAAGCGTTCGC